One stretch of Sinomonas terrae DNA includes these proteins:
- a CDS encoding carbohydrate ABC transporter permease, with translation MSTDSIADQMGRAKRGVGVAGSGRSAGPKKKNRQLRAKGWTYIIFTAPALILLLLINLYPVIYAAYQSLRNGTLIQGGDFVGFTNYIDTLVAGNLTPAFWQAALFTLIFTLVGVFGSWVIGLVLALLLRTRIPAGGVFKVLLLLPWIVPVVVSAFSWNWLVATPQSPFPMLAQALGLGNVLFLANPTLAKVTVCVFKVWISFPFMMMMMSSALASVDTNVYEAAKVDGAGSWQTFSQITLPLISRSTYISWILMTIFCVNDFPTIFLLTGGGPVGSTTSLVVLAYRTVFENFQVGPGVAIAFMTTIVLIVVSVILYRQIRKASVE, from the coding sequence ATGTCGACAGACTCCATCGCCGACCAAATGGGCCGCGCAAAGCGCGGTGTCGGCGTCGCCGGCAGCGGCCGCTCGGCCGGGCCCAAAAAGAAGAATAGGCAGCTTCGCGCCAAAGGCTGGACCTACATCATTTTCACGGCCCCGGCGCTGATCCTCCTGCTGCTGATCAACCTCTACCCGGTGATCTATGCGGCATACCAGTCGCTGCGAAACGGCACCCTCATTCAGGGCGGCGATTTCGTCGGCTTCACCAACTACATCGACACGCTCGTCGCCGGAAACCTGACTCCCGCCTTCTGGCAGGCGGCGCTGTTCACGCTCATCTTCACTCTGGTCGGCGTGTTCGGCAGCTGGGTGATCGGTCTGGTGCTCGCGCTGCTGCTGCGTACGCGCATCCCCGCCGGCGGCGTGTTCAAGGTGCTCCTGCTGCTGCCTTGGATCGTGCCGGTCGTGGTCTCGGCCTTCTCGTGGAACTGGTTGGTGGCCACTCCGCAGAGCCCATTCCCCATGCTCGCCCAAGCCCTGGGACTCGGCAACGTGCTCTTCCTGGCGAACCCGACCCTCGCCAAGGTCACGGTGTGCGTCTTCAAGGTCTGGATCAGCTTCCCGTTCATGATGATGATGATGAGTTCGGCGCTCGCTTCCGTGGACACGAACGTCTACGAGGCGGCGAAGGTCGACGGCGCGGGGAGCTGGCAGACATTCAGCCAGATCACCCTGCCGCTGATCTCGCGCTCGACCTACATCAGCTGGATCCTGATGACCATCTTCTGCGTCAATGACTTCCCCACGATCTTCCTGCTGACCGGTGGCGGCCCCGTGGGCTCCACGACGTCCCTCGTTGTCCTCGCCTACCGCACGGTGTTCGAGAACTTCCAGGTTGGACCGGGTGTCGCGATCGCCTTCATGACCACCATCGTCCTGATCGTGGTCTCCGTGATTCTCTACCGCCAGATTCGAAAGGCGAGCGTCGAATGA
- a CDS encoding ThuA domain-containing protein translates to MTSSKNALVVRGGWDGHQPVEATDLFIPYLKDNGYEVRIEESPKVYADAEYMAGVDLVVQCMTMSTIEKDEFEGLRAAVENGTGLAGWHGGIADSYRNTSDYLHLIGGQFACHPGKHPDERIGEQSDNYVPYTVNMLPAAASHPITEGIGDFGLVTEQYWVLADDYIDVLATTTQKVREWDPWHREVTSPAIWTREWGKGRIFVCTPGHRVEVLQDPNVRTIIERGLLWASR, encoded by the coding sequence GTGACTAGCAGCAAGAATGCGCTCGTGGTGCGAGGGGGCTGGGACGGGCATCAGCCTGTCGAGGCCACGGACCTGTTCATCCCGTACCTGAAGGACAACGGGTACGAGGTGCGCATCGAGGAATCGCCCAAGGTCTACGCCGACGCCGAGTACATGGCGGGGGTGGACCTCGTGGTGCAGTGCATGACGATGTCCACGATCGAGAAGGACGAGTTCGAGGGCCTGCGCGCGGCGGTGGAGAACGGGACCGGGCTCGCGGGCTGGCATGGGGGGATCGCGGACTCGTACCGGAACACCTCGGACTACCTGCACCTGATCGGCGGCCAGTTCGCGTGCCATCCGGGCAAGCATCCGGACGAGCGGATCGGTGAGCAGTCGGACAACTACGTCCCGTACACCGTGAACATGCTCCCGGCTGCGGCCTCGCACCCGATCACCGAGGGCATCGGAGACTTCGGGCTCGTGACCGAGCAGTACTGGGTCCTTGCGGACGACTACATCGACGTCTTGGCCACCACGACGCAGAAGGTGCGCGAGTGGGATCCGTGGCACCGGGAGGTGACCTCTCCGGCGATCTGGACCCGTGAATGGGGCAAGGGCCGGATCTTCGTCTGCACCCCGGGCCACCGGGTCGAGGTCCTCCAGGACCCGAACGTCCGAACGATCATCGAAAGGGGCCTGCTGTGGGCGAGCCGGTGA
- a CDS encoding carbohydrate ABC transporter permease, whose translation MTVETVRASAQSTPRGRNVPRRRLEEAGMRGRWWRFLLILIITAVVLVPIVAIFFLSLQPSLGSTSTSAFTFENFTNVFSQTGVLTWLNNSLLVTVVTVVVSVVVAAPAGYVLSRGRNKLVSGFSLVLFIVQSLPVVTAVIPLFILFAQLGLVDNLTGVMIIYVGSTMSVAIWMMAAYYDSIPIALEEAAWIDGASVFGGFMRVVLRNSLPGILSTAVFAFLLAWNDYLVALVFLRSDANYTFPVGLETFFQQNATDWGPVSACAVIMMLPPIILFSVLNKYFSVGGIGGSLAGR comes from the coding sequence ATGACAGTCGAAACAGTACGCGCGTCGGCTCAGTCGACTCCCCGGGGCCGCAACGTCCCGAGGCGTCGGCTCGAGGAAGCCGGCATGCGCGGGCGCTGGTGGCGCTTCCTGCTCATCCTGATCATCACCGCCGTCGTCCTCGTGCCGATCGTGGCGATCTTCTTCCTCTCGCTGCAGCCTTCACTCGGCAGCACCAGCACCTCGGCGTTCACGTTCGAGAACTTCACCAACGTGTTCTCCCAGACGGGCGTGCTGACCTGGCTGAACAACAGCCTGCTCGTGACCGTCGTGACGGTCGTCGTCTCGGTCGTCGTCGCCGCCCCAGCCGGCTACGTCCTCTCGCGAGGCCGCAACAAGCTCGTGTCGGGGTTCTCCCTCGTGCTGTTCATCGTGCAGTCGCTGCCGGTGGTCACCGCCGTCATCCCGCTGTTCATCCTGTTCGCACAGCTTGGACTCGTCGACAACCTGACCGGCGTCATGATCATCTATGTCGGCTCCACGATGTCTGTGGCGATCTGGATGATGGCCGCCTACTACGACTCCATCCCGATAGCCCTCGAAGAGGCGGCATGGATCGACGGCGCGTCCGTTTTCGGCGGTTTCATGCGTGTGGTGCTGCGCAACTCGCTTCCGGGCATCCTCTCGACGGCGGTGTTCGCCTTCCTGCTCGCCTGGAACGACTACCTCGTCGCGTTGGTCTTCCTGCGTTCGGACGCCAACTACACGTTCCCGGTCGGCCTCGAGACGTTCTTCCAGCAGAACGCCACGGACTGGGGTCCCGTCTCCGCTTGCGCGGTGATCATGATGCTCCCGCCGATCATCCTGTTCTCCGTGCTGAACAAGTACTTCAGCGTGGGCGGCATCGGCGGCTCGCTCGCCGGACGGTGA
- a CDS encoding ABC transporter substrate-binding protein, with amino-acid sequence MTNSFTGSNFSRRGFLGLAGAAASIPLLAACTGGSSSGGGSSKSLKFWNMPWGNTAFNPLDKKITEAYKPANGLPAATYQEIQWANFTQTFSSAVASNTGPAVSSGGGTQAFQFESQGAIAYADNLLNSWKNNGLYNDFLPGLLDAMKVPKGYAAVPYNLDMRVLWYSKSLLQQAGANVPTDWQSFLDTCAALKKMGVYGYGTSAGAGSYTGGHILVSWMINNGGGLFDANQQPNCVTQENIDAMNFVLECVSKGYVDPASPTYTSANAQSQWKAKKFGMGFDTAGLAQNVGGDALNDLVVASPLTSPNGKKGALYFPNNIMMYKNTPSQQGSEAFLTYYYQNMSPLWTQATGIGLPPLKSITQTKEFQANANNVKVINEWQPISKTWAAPGGTALFLGVTTVDGTPAMDTFTQSILGGKTDAKSALTTLQNAIKANMKS; translated from the coding sequence ATGACCAATTCATTCACCGGCTCGAACTTCAGCCGCCGTGGCTTCCTCGGCCTGGCTGGCGCCGCTGCATCAATCCCGCTGTTGGCCGCTTGCACCGGAGGGTCAAGCTCCGGCGGCGGAAGCAGCAAGTCGCTCAAGTTCTGGAATATGCCGTGGGGCAATACGGCCTTCAACCCGCTCGACAAGAAGATCACGGAGGCCTACAAGCCTGCGAATGGTCTCCCGGCGGCCACCTACCAGGAGATCCAATGGGCGAACTTCACCCAGACGTTCTCCTCCGCAGTCGCCTCGAACACCGGTCCGGCCGTCAGCTCCGGCGGTGGAACCCAGGCGTTCCAGTTCGAGTCCCAGGGCGCTATCGCGTACGCGGACAACCTGCTGAACAGCTGGAAGAACAACGGGCTGTACAACGACTTCCTGCCCGGCCTGCTCGACGCGATGAAGGTCCCGAAGGGCTACGCGGCTGTTCCGTACAACCTCGATATGCGCGTCCTGTGGTACAGCAAGTCGCTCCTCCAGCAGGCCGGGGCGAACGTGCCGACGGACTGGCAGTCGTTCCTGGACACCTGCGCGGCGCTCAAGAAGATGGGCGTCTACGGCTACGGCACGAGCGCGGGCGCCGGCAGCTACACCGGCGGCCACATCCTCGTGAGCTGGATGATCAACAACGGCGGCGGTCTGTTCGACGCGAACCAGCAGCCGAACTGCGTCACGCAGGAGAACATCGACGCGATGAACTTCGTGCTCGAGTGTGTGAGCAAGGGCTACGTCGACCCGGCCAGCCCCACGTACACGAGCGCGAATGCCCAGTCGCAGTGGAAGGCGAAGAAGTTCGGCATGGGCTTCGACACCGCCGGCCTCGCTCAGAACGTGGGGGGCGATGCCCTCAACGATCTGGTGGTCGCGAGCCCGCTGACGAGCCCGAACGGGAAGAAGGGTGCGCTGTACTTCCCGAACAACATCATGATGTACAAGAACACCCCGAGCCAGCAGGGCTCCGAGGCGTTCCTCACGTACTACTACCAGAACATGAGCCCGCTGTGGACTCAGGCCACCGGCATCGGGCTGCCGCCGCTCAAGTCGATCACCCAGACGAAGGAGTTCCAGGCGAACGCCAACAACGTCAAGGTCATCAACGAGTGGCAGCCGATCTCGAAGACGTGGGCGGCACCGGGGGGCACCGCGCTGTTCCTCGGCGTCACGACCGTTGACGGCACCCCGGCAATGGACACCTTCACCCAGTCGATCCTGGGCGGAAAGACCGATGCCAAGTCGGCACTGACGACTCTTCAGAATGCCATCAAGGCGAACATGAAGTCGTAG
- a CDS encoding TetR/AcrR family transcriptional regulator, which translates to MTSPSQSQPRPDSRGPRGPHKRSPRGPYKKGIERRREVVAEAMEVFGQHGFKGGTLQQVAERVGLTPAAIIKLFGSKEGLLVAVLEHWDVVTSEVMGSPNRDYEFLDAFKKLMHYHTQHRGLLELYTTMAAEATSADHPAHGFMTERYSATLATMRGLFRDAIEDGHFRPMAADEIEGEAECLLATMDGLEIQFLLNPSFDLERSFAAFLDRLVARLSLDRSNGS; encoded by the coding sequence ATGACGTCGCCCTCGCAGAGCCAGCCTCGGCCGGACAGCCGTGGTCCTCGGGGCCCTCACAAGCGCAGCCCTCGGGGCCCCTACAAGAAGGGGATCGAGCGTCGTCGTGAAGTCGTCGCGGAGGCGATGGAGGTCTTCGGGCAGCACGGTTTCAAAGGCGGCACGCTCCAGCAGGTGGCCGAGCGCGTAGGCCTCACCCCGGCTGCGATCATCAAGCTGTTCGGAAGCAAGGAAGGACTGCTCGTCGCTGTCCTCGAGCATTGGGATGTGGTGACCTCCGAGGTCATGGGTTCCCCGAACCGGGACTACGAGTTCCTCGATGCCTTCAAGAAGCTCATGCACTACCACACTCAGCACCGAGGCCTGCTCGAGCTCTACACGACCATGGCGGCAGAGGCCACATCGGCTGACCATCCGGCGCACGGGTTCATGACCGAGCGCTACTCGGCGACCCTCGCCACCATGCGCGGCCTCTTCCGTGACGCGATTGAGGACGGGCACTTCCGTCCCATGGCCGCGGATGAGATCGAGGGCGAGGCGGAGTGCCTGCTCGCGACCATGGACGGCCTCGAGATCCAGTTCCTCCTCAACCCGTCCTTCGACCTTGAACGCTCCTTCGCGGCGTTCCTGGATCGCCTGGTCGCCCGGCTGTCCCTCGACCGCTCGAACGGATCCTGA
- a CDS encoding ROK family transcriptional regulator, whose protein sequence is MREHDGGATMAPGRVGDVRRRNLALVLGSIGPESLATRADIASSTGLTKASVSSLVSELLETGLVEEVGLTRAGERGRPGVGLALDARRGALGAEVNVDYLAVGVVDLHGTLHFHEVAEAVNRGREPAGVVAELSQLVGRCVSAAAEAGMTLLGGGLAVPGLVEPSSGTVLSAPNLGWRDADLSAALAELVPEAPFGVVLSNEADSAALAELWYGHGAALGSYLYVSGEVGVGGGLVMGSELFAGPGGHAGEVGHVVVEPTGRRCSCGGRGCLETVAGQEAILAAAGITNGGSTTAARMAALQAALDAGDAQAINAVERAGHYLGIAVVSAARLIDLSAVVLGGHFAALATWLRPALLASLEGFAPGAVAASAVAFSELGTTAALRGAAGAAVRRALAAPYALLG, encoded by the coding sequence ATGCGCGAGCATGACGGCGGGGCAACCATGGCGCCGGGTCGCGTCGGCGACGTCCGGCGCCGCAATCTCGCGCTCGTGCTCGGCAGCATAGGGCCCGAGAGTCTGGCTACGCGCGCCGATATCGCCTCCTCGACCGGCCTCACGAAAGCGTCCGTCTCGAGCCTCGTCTCCGAGCTCCTCGAGACCGGGCTCGTCGAGGAAGTCGGGCTCACACGAGCAGGCGAGCGCGGGCGCCCCGGAGTCGGCCTCGCCCTCGACGCGCGGCGGGGAGCGCTCGGCGCGGAGGTGAACGTCGATTACCTCGCCGTCGGCGTCGTCGACCTCCACGGCACGCTTCACTTCCACGAGGTTGCCGAGGCCGTGAATCGCGGCCGGGAGCCGGCGGGCGTCGTCGCCGAACTCTCCCAGCTCGTCGGCCGGTGCGTCTCCGCAGCAGCCGAGGCCGGGATGACCCTCCTCGGCGGAGGCCTTGCCGTGCCGGGCCTCGTGGAGCCTTCGAGCGGAACCGTCCTCAGCGCACCCAACTTGGGCTGGCGCGATGCCGACCTCTCCGCCGCACTAGCCGAGCTCGTCCCGGAAGCCCCCTTCGGCGTCGTCCTCTCCAACGAGGCCGACAGCGCAGCCCTCGCCGAACTCTGGTACGGGCATGGGGCAGCGCTTGGCTCATACCTCTATGTTTCGGGAGAAGTTGGCGTCGGCGGTGGGCTCGTGATGGGGTCCGAGCTGTTCGCCGGTCCCGGCGGGCACGCGGGCGAGGTGGGGCACGTCGTCGTCGAACCGACGGGGCGGCGCTGCTCGTGCGGGGGGCGTGGGTGCCTCGAGACCGTCGCGGGCCAGGAAGCGATCCTCGCCGCCGCGGGCATCACCAACGGCGGAAGCACGACGGCGGCGCGCATGGCCGCGCTGCAAGCGGCCCTTGACGCAGGGGATGCCCAGGCGATCAACGCCGTCGAACGCGCAGGGCACTATCTCGGCATCGCCGTCGTCTCCGCGGCCCGGCTCATCGATCTCTCCGCGGTGGTGCTCGGTGGGCACTTCGCAGCACTGGCAACGTGGCTGCGGCCGGCGCTGCTCGCGAGCCTCGAGGGCTTTGCCCCTGGGGCCGTTGCAGCGAGTGCCGTCGCCTTCTCCGAGCTGGGCACGACGGCGGCCCTTCGCGGGGCGGCCGGTGCCGCCGTACGCCGGGCACTGGCCGCGCCGTACGCGCTGTTGGGGTAG
- the xylA gene encoding xylose isomerase encodes MTLTPTPADKFTFGLWTVGWTGNDPFGVPTRADVDPVEAVHKLSEFGAYGITFHDNDLVPFGASTNERDLILKRFRAALEETGLKVPMVTTNLFSHPVFKDGGFTSNDRSVRRFALAKVLHNIDLAAELGAETFVMWGGREGSEYDGSKDINAALDRYREGVDTAAAYIKDKGYGLRIALEPKPNEPRGDILLPSVGHGLAFIAQLEHGDIVGLNPEVGHEQMAGLNFTHGIAQALWAGKLFHIDLNGQRGIKYDQDLVFGHGDLTSAFFTVDLLENGFPNGGPRYEGPRHFDYKPSRTDGYDGVWESAKANMRMYLILKERATAFRADPEVQEALRTSGVFELGEPTLAAGETTADLLADASAFESFDTEKAAERSYAFIKLNQLALEHLTGAR; translated from the coding sequence ATGACGCTCACCCCCACCCCTGCCGACAAGTTCACTTTCGGCCTCTGGACCGTCGGCTGGACCGGAAACGACCCGTTCGGCGTCCCCACCCGCGCCGATGTCGATCCGGTCGAGGCCGTCCACAAGCTCTCCGAGTTCGGCGCATACGGGATCACGTTCCACGACAACGACCTCGTCCCGTTCGGGGCGAGTACCAACGAGCGTGACCTCATCCTGAAGCGCTTCCGCGCCGCGCTCGAGGAGACGGGCCTCAAGGTCCCCATGGTCACGACCAACCTCTTCAGCCACCCGGTCTTCAAGGACGGCGGCTTCACCTCCAACGACCGTTCGGTCCGCCGCTTCGCGCTCGCGAAGGTCCTCCACAACATTGATCTGGCCGCCGAGCTGGGCGCCGAGACCTTCGTCATGTGGGGCGGCCGCGAGGGCTCCGAGTACGACGGCTCGAAGGACATCAACGCCGCGCTCGATCGCTACCGCGAGGGCGTCGACACCGCCGCCGCGTACATCAAGGACAAGGGCTACGGCCTCCGGATCGCGCTCGAGCCCAAGCCGAACGAGCCGCGCGGCGACATCCTCCTCCCGTCGGTCGGCCACGGCCTCGCGTTCATCGCCCAGCTCGAGCACGGCGACATCGTGGGCCTCAACCCCGAGGTCGGCCACGAGCAGATGGCCGGGCTGAACTTCACCCACGGCATCGCGCAGGCGCTTTGGGCGGGCAAGCTCTTCCACATCGACCTCAACGGCCAGCGCGGCATCAAGTACGATCAGGACCTCGTGTTCGGCCACGGCGACCTCACGAGCGCGTTCTTCACCGTTGACCTGCTCGAGAACGGCTTCCCGAACGGTGGCCCCCGCTACGAGGGCCCCCGCCACTTCGACTACAAGCCGTCCCGGACCGACGGATACGACGGCGTGTGGGAGTCCGCGAAGGCGAACATGCGCATGTACCTCATCCTCAAGGAGCGGGCGACGGCGTTCCGCGCCGATCCCGAGGTCCAGGAGGCCCTGCGCACCTCCGGCGTCTTCGAGCTCGGCGAGCCCACGCTCGCCGCGGGGGAGACGACGGCGGATCTGCTCGCCGACGCCTCGGCGTTCGAGTCGTTCGACACCGAGAAGGCTGCCGAGCGCTCGTACGCGTTTATCAAGCTCAACCAGCTCGCGCTCGAGCACCTCACCGGCGCGCGCTGA
- a CDS encoding Gfo/Idh/MocA family protein, translating into MGEPVSREKPLRVGIIGCGKIVAQYLTSFRRLEDVRLTAVADLDMERARAVASEWNDGAGDGGGDGGGGAGDGGVRAVSVEELLAAPDVDLVLNLTIPAAHAEVALAAIAAGKSVYGEKPLAATTAEARRVLDAAREAGVVVGCAPDTVLGTGIQTARKAIDDGLIGAPVAATATMVTPGHERWHPNPDFYYQPGGGPLLDMGPYYVTALVTLLGPVVSVIGSASHTRSERVIGSGPRAGEKVPVEIDTHVTGVLVHESGVLSTLVMSFDAVATHSANIEVHGPQGTLAVPDPNHFDGETRLFRLGGSEWETLPVSAGYIDSGRGYGIADLAATPEGQEPRAGGVLAFHALDVMESLLDSAHTGKAVAVTSRADRPSAVPLTGQEG; encoded by the coding sequence GTGGGCGAGCCGGTGAGCAGGGAGAAGCCGCTGAGGGTCGGGATCATCGGCTGCGGGAAGATCGTGGCCCAGTACCTGACGAGCTTCCGCAGGCTCGAGGACGTGCGGCTGACCGCGGTCGCGGACCTCGACATGGAGCGGGCGCGTGCGGTGGCTTCGGAGTGGAACGACGGCGCGGGCGACGGCGGTGGCGACGGCGGCGGCGGCGCGGGCGACGGCGGTGTGCGTGCCGTGAGCGTCGAGGAGCTCCTGGCCGCACCGGATGTGGACCTCGTCCTGAACCTGACGATCCCGGCGGCGCACGCCGAGGTCGCCCTCGCGGCGATCGCGGCCGGCAAGTCCGTGTACGGGGAGAAGCCGCTGGCGGCGACGACGGCGGAGGCCCGCCGGGTGCTGGACGCGGCACGGGAGGCGGGCGTCGTCGTCGGCTGCGCGCCGGACACCGTGCTGGGCACGGGCATCCAGACCGCGCGGAAGGCGATCGACGACGGGCTCATCGGCGCCCCGGTGGCGGCGACGGCGACGATGGTCACCCCGGGCCACGAGCGCTGGCACCCGAACCCGGACTTCTACTACCAGCCCGGCGGCGGCCCCCTGCTGGACATGGGCCCGTACTACGTCACGGCGCTCGTGACGCTGCTTGGCCCAGTGGTGTCTGTGATCGGCTCGGCGAGCCACACCCGCTCCGAGCGGGTCATCGGGTCGGGGCCGCGGGCGGGGGAGAAGGTGCCGGTGGAGATCGACACCCACGTCACGGGCGTCCTCGTGCACGAGTCCGGGGTGCTCTCGACGCTCGTGATGAGCTTCGACGCGGTCGCGACGCATTCGGCGAACATCGAGGTCCACGGGCCCCAGGGGACGCTCGCCGTGCCTGACCCGAACCACTTCGACGGCGAGACCCGGCTGTTCCGGCTCGGCGGCTCGGAGTGGGAGACGCTGCCCGTCTCAGCCGGCTACATCGACTCGGGCCGCGGCTACGGGATCGCGGACCTCGCCGCAACTCCCGAAGGCCAGGAGCCGCGCGCAGGTGGCGTCCTGGCGTTCCACGCCCTCGACGTCATGGAGTCCCTCCTCGACTCCGCGCACACCGGCAAGGCGGTCGCGGTCACGAGCCGCGCCGACCGGCCCAGCGCCGTCCCCCTCACGGGCCAGGAGGGCTGA
- a CDS encoding xylulokinase yields the protein MPLVAGVDSSTQSCKVVVRDAETGALVRFGSAPHPAGTEVHPDAWWEALTAAIAAAGGIEDVAAISVGGQQHGMVCLDADGEVVRPALLWNDTRSAGAAEALIKDAGTATGAGDTAAGARWWAETTGTVPVASITAAKLLWLAENEPENAARTAAVCLPHDWLMWRLGGYGPRSQGLDPALSALATDRSDASGTGYFSPITGEYLPEVLERSLGHVPVLPRVLGPLEAAGRTPGGALVGPGAGDNAGAGLGVGASVGDVVVSIGTSGTVFAVADRPTSDSTGLVAGFADATGHYLPLACTLNASRVLDATAALLGVTLPELTALALSAPVGADGLTLVPYFEGERTPNLPDATGSLHGITLRNYTPANLARAAVEGIVCSLADGLAALTSLGVAAERVILVGGAARSEAIQQAVAGIFGLPVLVPEPGEYVADGAARQAAGVLLGAFPQWENSGTTTIADVRTPAHDAVLERYRAATATIYPKGLQ from the coding sequence ATGCCACTCGTAGCCGGAGTCGACAGCTCCACGCAATCCTGCAAAGTCGTGGTCCGCGACGCCGAGACCGGAGCGCTTGTGCGCTTCGGCTCGGCGCCGCATCCCGCGGGCACCGAGGTCCATCCGGACGCATGGTGGGAAGCCCTCACGGCAGCGATCGCGGCCGCGGGCGGGATCGAGGACGTCGCCGCGATCTCGGTCGGAGGCCAACAGCACGGCATGGTCTGCCTCGACGCGGACGGCGAAGTCGTGCGGCCCGCGCTGCTGTGGAACGACACGCGTTCGGCGGGGGCGGCGGAGGCGCTCATAAAGGACGCAGGCACAGCGACGGGCGCTGGCGACACCGCCGCCGGCGCCCGCTGGTGGGCCGAGACGACCGGAACGGTTCCGGTCGCCTCCATCACCGCGGCCAAGCTGCTCTGGCTCGCTGAGAACGAGCCCGAGAACGCTGCCCGGACGGCCGCCGTCTGCCTCCCGCACGATTGGCTCATGTGGCGCCTTGGCGGGTACGGGCCGAGGAGTCAGGGGCTTGACCCTGCGCTTAGTGCCCTCGCGACTGACCGTTCGGACGCGTCCGGCACCGGCTACTTCTCGCCCATCACGGGCGAGTACCTTCCCGAAGTCCTCGAGCGGAGCCTTGGGCACGTGCCGGTGCTTCCGAGGGTCCTCGGGCCCCTTGAGGCAGCGGGTCGCACCCCGGGTGGTGCGCTCGTCGGCCCCGGCGCTGGCGACAACGCTGGGGCCGGACTCGGGGTCGGCGCCTCGGTGGGCGACGTCGTCGTCTCGATCGGCACGTCGGGGACGGTCTTCGCCGTCGCCGACCGCCCGACGTCGGACTCCACCGGCCTCGTCGCCGGCTTCGCCGATGCGACCGGGCACTACCTCCCCCTCGCGTGCACGCTCAACGCGTCCCGAGTCCTCGATGCGACGGCCGCGCTCCTCGGCGTGACCCTTCCGGAACTCACGGCCCTGGCGCTCTCTGCTCCGGTGGGGGCGGACGGACTCACCCTTGTGCCGTACTTCGAAGGCGAGCGGACCCCGAACCTCCCTGACGCGACCGGCTCGCTGCACGGGATCACGCTGCGGAACTACACGCCGGCCAACCTCGCCCGCGCCGCGGTCGAGGGGATCGTGTGCTCCCTCGCCGACGGCCTCGCGGCGCTCACATCGCTGGGCGTCGCGGCCGAGCGGGTCATTTTGGTCGGCGGGGCGGCACGCTCCGAGGCGATTCAGCAGGCGGTTGCCGGGATCTTCGGGCTGCCTGTGCTGGTGCCCGAACCGGGGGAGTACGTGGCCGACGGCGCCGCGCGGCAGGCGGCGGGCGTCCTCCTCGGCGCGTTTCCCCAGTGGGAGAATTCCGGCACGACGACGATCGCCGACGTGCGTACCCCCGCGCACGATGCCGTCCTCGAACGCTACCGCGCGGCCACCGCGACGATTTACCCGAAGGGATTGCAGTGA
- a CDS encoding Gfo/Idh/MocA family protein, whose protein sequence is MENSRSSTLGVGILGAGPVTQAIHLPTLSRLRDVFHVAKVMDVDPKIAESVAGRVGAAWTTSMDELLADESVQIVVVCSPHQFHAEQVIAACRAGKQAILCEKPFAMSQAEAEQIAAVSQETGVPIIVGAMHTFDPGWLAAKEHWGDLVQTAHTIRYSIVLPPNPRFEDFATEVITRPQSQPRDRRDPEVAASMVRGGIMGLAIHDLPLVRAFCPDFTDLEVLSCEVPDSGGYLVNLRIGDRNVQVFGINTQSWEPEWIFEAIGDDAALRIDFTPSYVQAGSATATISRGGESEVYGPYAFNGYEAEWRFLADLARGKAEPLDVTELIHDLTFALEVADTASAAVRSTTAPKEEASV, encoded by the coding sequence ATGGAAAACTCGAGAAGTTCTACGCTGGGCGTCGGCATCCTCGGCGCCGGGCCGGTCACCCAAGCCATCCATCTGCCCACCCTCTCCCGGCTCCGCGACGTCTTCCACGTCGCGAAAGTCATGGACGTGGATCCCAAGATTGCGGAGTCGGTGGCTGGACGGGTGGGAGCAGCTTGGACCACGAGCATGGACGAGCTCCTCGCGGACGAATCCGTGCAGATCGTGGTCGTCTGCAGCCCCCACCAGTTCCACGCAGAGCAGGTCATTGCGGCCTGCCGCGCGGGAAAGCAGGCAATCCTGTGCGAGAAGCCGTTCGCGATGAGCCAGGCCGAGGCCGAGCAGATCGCCGCTGTATCCCAGGAGACCGGTGTGCCGATCATCGTGGGCGCGATGCACACGTTCGACCCGGGATGGCTCGCCGCGAAGGAACACTGGGGTGACCTTGTCCAGACGGCGCACACCATCCGCTACTCGATCGTCCTCCCGCCGAATCCGCGCTTCGAAGATTTTGCCACCGAGGTCATCACCCGCCCCCAGTCCCAGCCGCGTGATCGCCGTGACCCGGAGGTCGCCGCCAGCATGGTTCGTGGCGGCATCATGGGGCTGGCGATCCACGATCTGCCCCTCGTAAGGGCCTTCTGCCCGGACTTCACCGACCTGGAGGTCCTCTCGTGCGAGGTCCCCGACTCGGGCGGCTACCTCGTGAATCTGCGCATCGGTGATCGGAATGTGCAGGTGTTCGGGATCAATACCCAAAGCTGGGAGCCGGAGTGGATCTTCGAAGCCATCGGCGACGACGCAGCGCTCCGCATCGACTTCACGCCGTCCTACGTCCAAGCAGGTTCGGCAACGGCCACCATCAGCCGCGGTGGCGAATCCGAGGTGTATGGCCCGTACGCGTTCAACGGCTACGAAGCGGAATGGCGCTTTCTCGCCGATCTCGCAAGGGGGAAGGCCGAGCCCCTGGACGTGACCGAACTCATCCATGACCTCACGTTCGCCCTCGAAGTCGCCGACACGGCCTCCGCTGCCGTCCGCTCCACCACAGCTCCCAAGGAAGAGGCATCCGTATGA